The Rhodoligotrophos appendicifer genome includes a region encoding these proteins:
- a CDS encoding biotin-dependent carboxyltransferase family protein produces the protein MPSHLLLTRSGLLSTLQDRGRFGFQRYGISASGAMDMASLALANALVGNPPEMAAIEMTLIGLAATLEAGRCRLAVAGGEVQVTVNGRVQPGLTALDLEPGDKLDIGPLTTGMRAYLAVFGGFDIAATLGSLSTHTRSGIGGFEGRALAAGDRLPLRAPLPSGPRLTQPSPSLPLTKSTIRIILGPQDDMFAPAGIDTLLSSDYRMTQKTDRMGCVLDGPAIEHRDGYNIISDGIMNGSIQVPGHGRPVILLADRQTTGGYPKIATVIEPDLSRLAQCRPGETLRFERVTPEEAVAIAARYRSSLAALPQRLAPVVEGSHGLTTERLLSSNLISGVHHATQLTHPEGQSS, from the coding sequence ATGCCTAGCCATCTCCTGCTCACCCGCTCGGGTCTGTTGTCGACGCTTCAGGATCGCGGCCGCTTCGGCTTCCAGCGCTATGGCATCTCTGCCTCCGGAGCCATGGACATGGCCTCCCTCGCCCTTGCCAATGCCCTGGTCGGCAACCCTCCTGAGATGGCGGCCATCGAGATGACCCTCATTGGCCTGGCTGCCACACTTGAAGCGGGCCGATGCCGTCTGGCAGTGGCCGGCGGCGAGGTTCAGGTGACGGTAAACGGCCGGGTTCAGCCCGGCCTCACAGCGCTGGATCTGGAGCCCGGCGACAAGCTCGACATTGGCCCACTCACGACGGGGATGCGAGCCTATCTGGCCGTCTTCGGCGGCTTCGATATTGCTGCGACCCTTGGCAGCCTGTCGACCCACACCCGTTCCGGCATCGGCGGTTTCGAAGGCCGGGCCCTGGCGGCGGGCGATCGCCTGCCCTTGCGCGCGCCCCTCCCCTCTGGTCCGCGTCTCACCCAGCCATCCCCGTCCCTGCCTCTGACCAAGAGCACCATCCGCATCATTCTGGGTCCACAGGACGACATGTTCGCGCCAGCGGGAATCGACACACTCTTGTCGAGCGACTACCGGATGACTCAGAAGACCGATCGTATGGGCTGTGTGCTTGACGGACCGGCCATCGAGCACCGCGACGGCTACAACATCATCTCCGATGGCATCATGAATGGCAGCATTCAGGTCCCCGGCCATGGGCGACCGGTCATCCTCCTGGCGGATCGCCAGACCACGGGCGGCTATCCGAAGATCGCCACCGTCATCGAGCCCGATCTGTCTCGGCTCGCCCAGTGCCGTCCCGGTGAAACTCTGCGTTTCGAGCGAGTGACGCCGGAAGAGGCCGTGGCGATCGCAGCCCGCTATCGGTCCAGCCTGGCCGCCCTTCCGCAGCGCCTGGCCCCGGTCGTCGAGGGGAGCCACGGCCTGACCACCGAGAGGCTTCTTTCCAGCAATCTCATCAGCGGTGTTCACCACGCTACGCAGCTGACACATCCGGAGGGCCAGTCCTCATGA
- a CDS encoding LamB/YcsF family protein, which translates to MTKIDLNCDMGEGFGVYELGDDEAMLDVVTSANIACGFHAGDPLVMARTLAAAKTRNVGVGAHPSFLDLWGFGRRPIQGERPADVEKTIIYQIGALQALAHAGGHELTHVKTHGSLGNMANEDIELARAVARAIKAVNPNYIFIVMPGLPTERAGEEQGLRMAREIYADRAYAENGNLLSRKLEGAVIHDAEAAADRVLRMVETQEVVTAGGKRLPLRVDTICVHGDTPGAVAMARRVRERLEAAGIDVAPMAGWL; encoded by the coding sequence ATGACCAAGATCGACCTGAATTGCGACATGGGAGAAGGCTTCGGCGTCTATGAGCTGGGCGATGACGAAGCCATGCTCGATGTTGTGACATCCGCCAACATCGCCTGCGGCTTCCACGCCGGCGATCCCCTGGTGATGGCGCGCACCCTCGCCGCTGCAAAGACGCGCAATGTGGGCGTCGGCGCTCATCCGAGTTTTCTCGATCTCTGGGGCTTCGGTCGGCGACCGATCCAGGGGGAGCGCCCCGCTGATGTCGAGAAGACGATCATCTATCAGATTGGCGCTTTGCAGGCCCTCGCTCATGCAGGGGGTCACGAGCTCACCCATGTGAAGACCCATGGATCGCTGGGCAACATGGCGAATGAGGATATCGAGCTTGCCCGCGCGGTTGCCCGGGCGATCAAGGCGGTGAATCCGAACTATATTTTCATCGTTATGCCGGGCCTGCCGACGGAAAGGGCCGGCGAAGAGCAGGGTCTGCGCATGGCGCGAGAGATCTATGCCGATCGCGCCTATGCCGAGAATGGCAACCTACTGTCGCGCAAACTGGAGGGGGCGGTGATCCACGATGCCGAGGCCGCCGCCGATCGCGTTTTGCGCATGGTGGAAACCCAGGAGGTGGTGACCGCAGGGGGCAAGCGCCTCCCCTTGCGCGTCGATACGATCTGCGTCCATGGCGACACGCCAGGCGCCGTGGCCATGGCCCGCCGCGTCCGCGAGCGCCTGGAGGCCGCCGGCATCGACGTCGCCCCGATGGCCGGCTGGCTCTGA
- a CDS encoding sensor histidine kinase gives MTKTSPSRDDSSTFSLKAATGLIFFLFGLFLIVLTFSILREQAETQKRTEDRALAASQVVATNARWIVELSRQALGRVDEALGPDINSRAAETGALIREAIASLPGDAKATVVSAEGRTVFSTDPGGTLLDPSQGEYFASLASGTTWYASSLMLENDGATQIFSFSKRLERNGEFVGVAVLSFDVGLFKEIWEAVELDEISTVSLVRSDGQLVARYPFAKGPVDLSNYVLFTEHLKRAETGTYEAARSPVDGYRRIVGYRRVPATDFVALASVNKDAAFASFRRNTLLTLAFALPTALALLGAIVWILRLLRDDQRRRLQLAEALELNRMLVMDTHHRVKNNLQSVVSLIRMHALPERLKADLQTRIFAMAAVHEHLYRLDQFAEVEAKTLIPAIVEPLKQGFDNQVTIAYDVDPFILDRDHATPLALLVNEAVTNALKYAFPGSGAGRIVIALKQTGSREFILSISDDGVGFDPAADRQGLGTRLMRAMVAQLHGTWEYDFDHGTRFEAKLNLGTA, from the coding sequence GTGACGAAAACTTCTCCGTCGAGGGACGACAGCAGCACATTCTCGCTGAAGGCCGCGACGGGTCTCATCTTCTTCCTCTTCGGTCTCTTTCTGATCGTTCTTACTTTCTCCATCTTGAGAGAACAGGCGGAAACGCAGAAACGTACTGAAGATCGAGCGCTTGCGGCCTCCCAGGTCGTGGCAACCAATGCACGCTGGATCGTCGAGCTGTCGCGTCAGGCCCTTGGCCGTGTTGACGAGGCTCTTGGTCCCGACATCAATAGTCGAGCCGCGGAGACCGGGGCCTTGATCCGGGAGGCCATCGCGAGTCTTCCCGGTGATGCGAAGGCCACTGTCGTCTCCGCTGAAGGCCGCACCGTGTTCTCGACGGATCCGGGCGGTACGTTACTGGATCCAAGCCAGGGTGAATATTTCGCCTCCCTCGCCAGCGGAACGACTTGGTACGCCTCATCTTTGATGCTCGAAAATGACGGCGCGACGCAGATCTTCTCCTTCAGCAAACGCCTGGAGCGCAATGGAGAATTCGTCGGCGTGGCGGTGCTGTCTTTCGACGTCGGCCTGTTCAAAGAGATCTGGGAAGCAGTCGAGCTCGACGAAATATCCACCGTCAGTCTAGTTCGCAGCGATGGGCAACTCGTGGCCCGATATCCCTTCGCCAAGGGTCCTGTCGACCTCAGCAATTATGTCCTGTTCACCGAGCACCTCAAGCGCGCCGAGACCGGGACGTATGAGGCTGCGCGATCACCCGTTGACGGCTACAGGCGCATCGTCGGTTACCGCCGGGTTCCCGCTACGGATTTCGTGGCACTGGCGTCGGTCAATAAGGACGCTGCCTTCGCCTCCTTCCGCCGCAATACGCTGCTCACTCTTGCGTTCGCCTTGCCGACCGCACTCGCTCTGCTGGGTGCGATTGTGTGGATCCTGCGTCTATTGCGCGACGATCAACGCCGGCGTCTGCAATTGGCGGAAGCCTTGGAGCTGAACCGGATGCTGGTCATGGACACCCATCATCGCGTGAAGAACAATCTTCAGTCGGTCGTGTCGCTGATCCGGATGCACGCCCTCCCCGAACGTCTAAAGGCCGATCTTCAGACACGTATCTTCGCCATGGCGGCTGTGCATGAGCATCTTTATCGGCTCGATCAATTCGCGGAAGTAGAGGCCAAGACGCTGATCCCCGCAATTGTCGAGCCTTTGAAGCAGGGTTTCGACAATCAAGTCACCATCGCCTATGACGTCGATCCCTTCATCCTGGATCGCGATCATGCGACGCCGCTTGCCTTGCTGGTCAACGAAGCCGTGACCAACGCCTTGAAATATGCATTTCCCGGATCCGGTGCCGGCCGCATTGTCATAGCGCTCAAGCAAACCGGGTCGCGTGAGTTCATATTGTCCATCTCTGACGACGGCGTGGGCTTCGACCCTGCCGCGGATAGGCAGGGTCTGGGAACCAGACTGATGCGCGCGATGGTCGCCCAGCTTCACGGCACATGGGAATATGACTTCGACCACGGAACCCGGTTCGAAGCGAAGCTGAACCTCGGCACCGCCTGA
- a CDS encoding LysR family transcriptional regulator codes for MDTNLPDLRAFRVFVTVAEMGGIKPAAERLGRSPSAISMALKNFETTLGAPLFEQERKAHLTPFGRVVFDQAREVLQHFLSACATIDTYARNQIGRCDVGSVTSVSMAFLPRAIRLVQQRMPEFGVEVHQLESPRAPNAVLDGVVDIAFVARLSLSDELQFDPLFKDGLDLVCANADPLVQEQEPVTWSMIAKRVFILNDSFNSIEAPEFLDIIRRSTLRVRSISAVLAAVREGLGVSVLPRLCSVHGAEGVTFLPLADGSAHRVVGMLSKRDRRQLPGTAIFAAAVQEVIEERAADLRYEYLGTRSTGSKRPA; via the coding sequence ATGGACACCAACCTTCCGGATCTGCGGGCCTTCCGCGTCTTCGTGACGGTCGCCGAAATGGGAGGCATAAAGCCTGCCGCCGAGCGGCTTGGCCGTTCTCCCTCCGCGATCTCGATGGCGCTGAAGAACTTCGAGACGACGCTCGGAGCGCCGCTCTTCGAACAGGAGCGCAAGGCTCATCTCACCCCCTTTGGCCGGGTAGTGTTCGATCAGGCGCGTGAAGTCCTGCAACATTTTCTCAGCGCCTGTGCGACCATCGACACCTATGCCCGCAACCAGATCGGCCGCTGCGATGTCGGCAGCGTGACGTCCGTATCCATGGCTTTCCTGCCGCGAGCCATTCGCCTGGTGCAGCAGCGGATGCCGGAATTCGGTGTCGAGGTCCATCAGCTCGAATCCCCCCGCGCCCCGAACGCGGTGCTGGATGGCGTCGTCGACATCGCCTTCGTCGCCCGCCTCTCGCTCTCCGACGAGCTTCAATTCGATCCTCTCTTCAAGGATGGCCTCGACCTCGTCTGCGCCAATGCGGATCCCCTGGTGCAGGAGCAGGAGCCGGTCACGTGGTCCATGATCGCCAAGCGGGTCTTCATTCTGAACGACAGCTTCAATTCCATCGAGGCGCCTGAATTCCTCGACATCATCCGCCGCTCGACGCTTCGGGTCCGCAGTATTTCGGCCGTCTTGGCAGCCGTGCGTGAAGGTCTGGGAGTCAGCGTTCTCCCCCGCCTCTGCAGCGTCCATGGTGCAGAGGGCGTGACGTTTCTTCCCTTAGCCGATGGCAGCGCCCACCGGGTTGTGGGCATGTTGTCGAAGCGCGACCGTCGGCAGCTTCCGGGCACCGCAATCTTTGCCGCCGCAGTGCAGGAGGTGATCGAGGAGCGCGCCGCCGACCTGCGCTATGAATATCTCGGCACGCGCTCCACCGGCTCGAAGCGGCCGGCCTGA
- a CDS encoding YihY/virulence factor BrkB family protein produces MTMEESAEIGPILEPGRGRDARSPQDMPLKGWKDVLIRVFWEIDNDRILAVAAGVTFYALLALFPALTALISLYGLIADPASVQQQINLMQMILPDGAITIISDQLAAITSREQTTLGLSFFFGLAIALWSANAGMKALFDALNVVYGEKEKRSILMLNGVSLLFTVGALVLGIVTITGVVAIPIVLQFVGLGSRSEIILSLIRWPILAVIFIGAISVIYRYGPSRSRAKWRWVTGGAVLAAGLWLGVSALFSWYVASFGSYNETYGSLGAAIGFLTWIWISTIIVLVCAELNSELEHQTAVDSTTGAPLPMGERGARMADTIGPSQ; encoded by the coding sequence ATGACGATGGAAGAGAGCGCAGAAATCGGCCCTATCCTCGAGCCCGGCCGCGGCCGAGACGCCCGCTCGCCCCAAGACATGCCGCTCAAGGGGTGGAAAGACGTCCTTATCCGGGTCTTCTGGGAGATCGATAATGACCGGATCCTGGCTGTGGCGGCGGGCGTCACATTCTACGCGTTGCTGGCCCTGTTCCCAGCCCTGACGGCGCTGATCTCGCTCTATGGTCTGATCGCCGATCCGGCCTCCGTGCAGCAGCAGATCAATCTCATGCAGATGATCCTGCCCGACGGGGCCATCACCATCATCTCCGACCAGCTGGCGGCGATCACCTCGCGCGAACAGACCACCTTAGGGCTGAGCTTCTTCTTCGGTTTGGCGATCGCACTGTGGAGTGCGAATGCGGGCATGAAGGCGCTGTTCGACGCGCTGAACGTCGTCTATGGCGAAAAGGAAAAGCGCAGCATCCTGATGTTGAATGGCGTTTCACTCCTGTTCACAGTTGGAGCGCTGGTGCTGGGCATCGTCACGATCACGGGCGTCGTGGCCATTCCGATCGTCCTGCAATTCGTGGGGTTGGGATCTCGATCGGAGATCATTTTGTCTCTCATCCGATGGCCGATCCTGGCTGTGATCTTCATCGGTGCGATTTCCGTCATCTATCGCTATGGACCCAGCCGCAGTCGCGCCAAATGGCGGTGGGTCACTGGCGGCGCCGTCTTGGCCGCCGGTCTCTGGCTCGGGGTGTCGGCCTTGTTTTCCTGGTATGTGGCGAGCTTCGGGTCCTATAACGAGACCTATGGATCACTCGGCGCGGCCATTGGCTTCCTGACCTGGATCTGGATCTCGACGATCATCGTCCTCGTCTGCGCCGAACTCAATTCCGAACTGGAACATCAAACCGCCGTGGACAGCACCACGGGTGCGCCATTACCCATGGGTGAGAGAGGGGCACGGATGGCCGACACCATAGGGCCGTCGCAATAA
- a CDS encoding EamA family transporter has protein sequence MFWSHLSPRWKGVVCLAVTGLGWGMNWPAIKVLLLEAPPLLSRGITGIAAAFILLAIALFRGERVVAPSRALPAIGASAFTNVFAWMGFSTIAMRWLTVAECALLVYTMPIWTTLLAWPVLGMRPTVRSTLALVMGVGGITLLLGAENVVPEPDMIWGILLALAAAICFALGSVLNRKPIPLTPLVSVAWQVGLGSLALVLAGLLYENPSLASLTARSWWIMVYMSLVPMGVCYLAWFAALRYLPPAMASTGILMVPVTGVVAAAFFLGEPFGWVQVGALALTLGGVTLSLQKS, from the coding sequence ATGTTCTGGTCCCATCTGAGCCCGCGTTGGAAGGGCGTTGTGTGTCTCGCCGTCACGGGCCTTGGATGGGGCATGAACTGGCCGGCGATCAAGGTGTTGCTGCTGGAAGCGCCCCCACTATTGAGCCGCGGGATCACGGGGATCGCGGCCGCCTTCATCCTGCTCGCCATTGCCCTGTTCCGCGGCGAGCGAGTCGTCGCCCCTTCACGGGCCCTGCCGGCGATCGGCGCGTCGGCCTTCACCAATGTCTTTGCCTGGATGGGTTTCTCCACCATTGCCATGCGGTGGCTCACCGTCGCCGAATGTGCGCTGCTGGTTTACACGATGCCGATCTGGACGACTCTGTTGGCCTGGCCGGTCCTCGGCATGCGGCCGACAGTGCGCAGCACGCTTGCTCTGGTGATGGGCGTCGGCGGCATTACCCTGCTCCTCGGTGCCGAGAACGTCGTTCCGGAGCCCGACATGATCTGGGGAATTCTCCTCGCTCTCGCGGCGGCGATCTGTTTTGCTCTCGGTTCTGTGCTGAACCGGAAGCCCATTCCGTTAACGCCGCTTGTGTCCGTAGCCTGGCAGGTTGGTCTTGGCTCCCTCGCTCTCGTCCTTGCGGGATTGCTCTATGAGAACCCCTCTTTGGCATCCCTCACGGCGCGGAGTTGGTGGATCATGGTCTACATGTCATTGGTGCCGATGGGCGTGTGTTATCTCGCCTGGTTCGCCGCCCTGCGGTATTTGCCGCCCGCCATGGCCTCGACCGGCATTCTGATGGTTCCGGTGACCGGAGTGGTCGCAGCGGCCTTCTTTCTCGGCGAGCCCTTTGGTTGGGTTCAGGTCGGAGCCCTGGCGCTCACCCTTGGCGGCGTAACCCTCTCGCTCCAGAAGAGTTGA
- a CDS encoding DUF1810 domain-containing protein, which yields MDDPYDLSLFREAQEPVIRRVLDELAEGRKQSHWMWFVFPQIAGLGRSAMAEKYALHSAAEACAYLADPILGPRLHRCTELVCAVEGRTAREILGVPDDMKFRSCMTLFTEAAPQEPLFRAALAKFFKGEPCPLTLEKLA from the coding sequence ATGGATGATCCTTACGACTTGTCGCTGTTTCGCGAGGCGCAGGAACCCGTCATCCGACGCGTCCTCGATGAACTCGCTGAGGGTCGCAAACAGAGCCATTGGATGTGGTTCGTGTTTCCGCAGATCGCCGGCCTGGGCAGGAGCGCGATGGCGGAAAAATATGCATTGCACTCTGCCGCAGAGGCCTGCGCCTATCTCGCCGATCCGATCCTCGGGCCGCGGCTGCACCGATGCACGGAGCTCGTCTGCGCCGTCGAAGGGCGAACGGCGCGGGAGATCCTCGGTGTTCCCGACGATATGAAATTTCGCTCCTGCATGACGCTCTTTACCGAAGCCGCCCCGCAAGAGCCTTTGTTTCGAGCCGCGCTCGCGAAGTTCTTCAAGGGCGAACCCTGCCCCCTAACCCTCGAAAAGCTCGCCTGA
- a CDS encoding aldehyde dehydrogenase family protein: MKHATKFYIDGAWVEPLSADRIPVIDPSTEEAFGEIAAGTAADVESAVAAASRAFPSFAATSKAERIRLLGRILECYEDRRREVAAALSQEMGAPIRFALEGQAQTGINHLKHMITTLEAYEFQHAKGTTLIVREPIGVVGLITPWNWPINQLVLKVAPALAAGCSMVLKPSEIAPFGAMIFADVMHEAGVPQGVFNLVNGDGPTVGHAIASHPDVAMVSITGSTRAGRAVAKAAADTVKRVAQELGGKSANILLEGVDPTSAVPRGVMNCFRNTGQSCTAPGRMLVPASMLAEVEAIARDTALQMKVGDPAQEETDLGPAVSKAQFDTIQHYISVGIEEGATLIAGGPGRPEGFNRGYYVRPTVFSNVTPDMVIARDEIFGPVLTIMPYRDLDEAVAIANDTVYGLSGNIQGDRETAVKVAARLRTGQVLINYPAYDGTAPFGGYGQSGNGREQGIFGLEEFLEMKAVVGALAG, translated from the coding sequence GTGAAGCATGCAACGAAGTTCTATATCGATGGCGCGTGGGTCGAGCCCCTCAGCGCCGACCGGATTCCCGTCATCGATCCGTCGACCGAGGAGGCGTTCGGGGAGATTGCCGCCGGCACGGCTGCGGATGTTGAGTCTGCAGTCGCGGCCGCCAGTCGCGCCTTCCCCAGCTTTGCCGCCACGAGCAAGGCGGAGCGTATCCGCCTGCTGGGCCGCATCTTGGAATGCTACGAGGATCGCCGCAGGGAGGTCGCGGCTGCCTTAAGCCAGGAGATGGGCGCGCCAATCCGTTTTGCCCTCGAAGGCCAGGCGCAGACCGGTATCAACCATCTGAAGCACATGATCACCACGCTGGAGGCCTACGAGTTTCAGCATGCGAAGGGCACGACCCTCATTGTCCGCGAGCCCATCGGCGTCGTCGGGCTGATCACGCCTTGGAACTGGCCTATCAACCAACTGGTGCTCAAAGTCGCGCCGGCGCTGGCGGCGGGCTGCAGCATGGTGTTGAAGCCGAGCGAGATCGCGCCGTTCGGAGCCATGATCTTTGCCGACGTCATGCATGAGGCCGGCGTTCCGCAGGGTGTGTTCAACCTGGTGAATGGCGATGGGCCGACGGTGGGTCATGCCATTGCCTCGCATCCCGATGTGGCCATGGTTTCCATCACGGGCTCGACACGAGCCGGCAGAGCGGTTGCCAAAGCCGCAGCCGATACCGTGAAGCGGGTGGCGCAGGAACTGGGTGGAAAAAGCGCCAATATCCTGCTGGAAGGCGTCGACCCCACCTCCGCGGTGCCGCGGGGCGTCATGAATTGCTTCCGCAACACCGGACAATCCTGTACCGCGCCGGGGCGGATGCTCGTCCCGGCGAGCATGCTGGCTGAGGTGGAAGCCATCGCCCGGGACACGGCTCTGCAAATGAAGGTGGGAGACCCCGCCCAGGAGGAGACCGATCTCGGACCGGCGGTGAGCAAGGCGCAGTTCGACACGATCCAGCACTATATCTCCGTGGGGATCGAGGAGGGCGCGACCCTGATCGCCGGCGGGCCCGGTCGCCCCGAGGGCTTCAATCGCGGGTATTACGTGCGGCCGACGGTGTTCTCCAACGTCACACCGGACATGGTCATCGCCCGAGACGAGATCTTCGGACCGGTGCTGACAATCATGCCCTATCGGGATCTGGACGAGGCGGTCGCGATCGCCAACGACACCGTCTATGGGCTGTCCGGCAATATCCAAGGCGACCGTGAAACGGCGGTGAAGGTCGCCGCACGCCTGAGGACCGGTCAGGTTCTCATCAATTATCCCGCCTATGACGGAACAGCGCCCTTCGGCGGCTATGGCCAATCCGGCAATGGGCGTGAGCAGGGGATCTTTGGGCTTGAGGAGTTTCTGGAGATGAAGGCGGTGGTCGGCGCTCTCGCCGGCTGA
- a CDS encoding BA14K family protein: MNFKIPLGAAALGFGLLAGGMTSPASASMSGLTGSAVGQVTGTNSMIHEVQSRKHRYSRSYNRGHHGPRYRHKRRGYNYYHGGYYYSTPWWVGAAAGAAIIGGLATAGAAANAAANSGNHVAWCNQRYRSYNPATDSYMGYDGQRHRCYSPY; this comes from the coding sequence ATGAACTTCAAAATTCCATTGGGCGCAGCGGCCCTGGGCTTTGGCCTTTTGGCAGGTGGCATGACGAGCCCCGCCTCCGCCAGCATGTCTGGCCTCACCGGCAGCGCGGTCGGTCAGGTGACCGGCACCAATTCCATGATCCACGAGGTTCAGAGCCGCAAGCATCGTTATAGCCGCAGCTATAATCGCGGCCACCATGGACCTCGCTATCGCCATAAGCGGCGCGGTTACAACTATTATCACGGCGGCTACTACTATTCGACGCCATGGTGGGTGGGCGCAGCCGCAGGGGCGGCGATCATTGGTGGCCTTGCCACCGCTGGTGCGGCAGCCAACGCGGCCGCCAACAGCGGCAATCATGTCGCCTGGTGTAATCAGCGCTACCGCTCCTACAATCCCGCGACTGACAGCTACATGGGCTATGACGGTCAGCGGCATCGCTGCTATAGCCCATACTGA
- a CDS encoding catalase, with amino-acid sequence MSQEDTPKGAAPQGGQDQILTNRQGHEITNNQSQRTVGSRGPATLENYQFLEKITHFDRERIPERVVHARGFVCYGEFEATGKIGDEPASKYTRAKLFQQAGKKTPLAIRFSTVIGGRDSSEVARDPRGFAVKFYTEDGNWDLVGNNLAVFFIRDAIKFPDVIHSLKPDPITFRQEPNRIFDFMGQTPESMHMLTHLFSPRGIPASYRHMEGFGVNTYKMVNASGETVLVKYHFHPHCGVASLTAAEAAKVQGQDLGSASKDLFEAIERGDHPKWDMFVQIMDDNEHPELDWDPLDDTKIWPEKDFPLRKIGVMTLNRNVGDHFNENEQIAMGTGVLVDGLDFSDDKMLVGRTFSYSDTQRHRVGTNYLQLPVNQANNAKVATNLSGGQMSFQRDLAPGQNPHVNYEPSIHHGLKESEREAPNNPPEIHGRLTRSVLERRNDYVQARARFCTMMDWERDDLIHNMIDLLGQCERDVQERMLWHFFLIHDEYGSRVGEKLGIRAEDVSRLSPLPKQVLTEEDQKRLRTLGRNGDTIDPSVWGQWTGSVKNRQTKAEEILGGQLDGQSMRSHQAAE; translated from the coding sequence ATGAGCCAAGAGGACACTCCGAAAGGAGCGGCGCCACAGGGTGGGCAGGACCAGATCCTGACCAACAGGCAAGGGCACGAAATCACCAACAACCAGTCGCAACGAACTGTTGGCAGTCGAGGACCCGCCACGTTGGAGAACTATCAGTTCCTCGAGAAGATTACTCATTTCGATCGTGAGCGGATCCCGGAGCGGGTCGTTCATGCGCGCGGATTCGTCTGTTACGGAGAGTTCGAAGCGACAGGGAAGATCGGCGACGAGCCAGCCTCAAAGTATACGCGAGCGAAGCTCTTCCAGCAGGCGGGAAAGAAGACGCCGCTGGCCATCCGCTTTTCCACCGTCATCGGTGGACGCGACTCCTCAGAGGTCGCCCGGGATCCGCGTGGCTTTGCCGTCAAGTTCTATACAGAAGACGGAAATTGGGATCTCGTCGGCAACAATCTTGCGGTGTTCTTCATCCGCGACGCCATCAAGTTTCCAGACGTGATCCATTCACTCAAGCCCGACCCGATCACCTTTCGTCAGGAGCCCAATCGGATCTTCGATTTCATGGGCCAGACTCCTGAATCGATGCACATGCTGACGCATCTGTTCAGTCCGCGCGGAATTCCAGCCAGTTATCGGCATATGGAAGGCTTTGGCGTCAACACCTACAAGATGGTCAATGCCTCGGGCGAGACCGTGCTGGTGAAGTACCACTTCCATCCACATTGCGGCGTCGCCAGCCTCACCGCGGCGGAGGCGGCAAAGGTGCAGGGGCAGGACCTCGGCTCCGCCTCCAAAGATCTGTTCGAGGCGATCGAGCGCGGCGATCATCCGAAATGGGATATGTTCGTGCAAATCATGGATGACAACGAACATCCGGAGCTCGACTGGGATCCTTTGGACGACACGAAGATCTGGCCGGAGAAAGACTTCCCGCTGCGCAAAATCGGCGTGATGACGCTCAACCGGAACGTCGGGGACCATTTCAACGAGAACGAGCAGATCGCCATGGGCACCGGTGTCCTGGTCGACGGCCTGGACTTCTCGGACGACAAGATGCTCGTCGGCCGCACTTTCTCGTACTCGGATACACAGCGGCACCGGGTCGGCACCAACTATCTGCAGCTGCCGGTAAACCAAGCCAACAATGCCAAGGTCGCCACCAATCTCAGCGGCGGTCAGATGTCTTTCCAGCGGGATTTAGCGCCCGGGCAGAATCCGCATGTCAATTATGAGCCGTCCATCCACCACGGCTTGAAGGAGAGTGAGCGCGAGGCGCCAAACAATCCGCCAGAGATCCATGGGCGGCTGACGCGAAGCGTCCTCGAGAGGCGCAATGACTATGTTCAGGCGCGAGCACGCTTCTGCACCATGATGGATTGGGAGCGCGATGATCTCATCCACAACATGATCGACCTGTTGGGCCAGTGCGAGCGGGACGTGCAGGAACGGATGCTCTGGCACTTCTTCCTCATTCACGACGAGTACGGCAGTCGAGTGGGTGAGAAGCTGGGGATTCGCGCCGAAGACGTGAGCCGTCTTTCACCCCTGCCGAAACAGGTGCTCACCGAGGAAGACCAGAAGCGGTTGCGCACTCTCGGCCGCAACGGTGACACGATCGATCCGTCCGTCTGGGGGCAGTGGACAGGATCGGTCAAGAACCGGCAAACCAAGGCCGAAGAGATCCTCGGCGGGCAGCTCGACGGTCAGTCGATGCGGAGCCACCAGGCCGCGGAATAA